Sequence from the Bacillus thuringiensis genome:
TTTTTTCATATTTAATGTGGCAAAAGCTTTATTTAAAGACAAATCCGACCGAGTTAATAAAGGCTCAAGAGCTAATTGGTGAATCAAATTTGGGTCTGCTAAAGATTCGATATATAAGATTGTTCCTTTGCCGCTTTGAAATGGGACATCTAATTTTTTTATATCGTCTGAATGACAGAGCTTATTTTCAATGTAATTAATATTTTCCGGAAGTGATGGAAACATATGCTTTTGACCCGTATTCTCTTGTTGTTCCTTTTGCTCTGTCATAATTTCCACCTCTTTTAGATAAAGTTACTTCTGTTAATTTTTGCTTTTTGTGAGAAATTTATGCTTGGATTATTTTTAAAAAAGAGGATTGAAAGTTACGTTACGTCATCTTTTATACTTAAGGAAACACGGAGTAGAGGGATGGTGTATATGATTTTGAAAAGTATGTGGGGATGGAAAGAAGTTTTATATTTATTTTTGTTTGTATTTATTATTGTTCCAGTAACTGTTGAATCTCTTTTTTATGACTATGCTTTAAAAATAATAGGTAACTCATTATATGCTGGAGTATTAATGGGATTTATAATGGCAGTGATATTTACTACTGTAGTTTATCTTTTTTGTATAAAAAGATATAACTTGTCGTGGAAAGATATTGGGATTCGGAAGCTTTCATGGAAAGATCTTTTATGGACAGTTGGAGCGGTTATTTTCTTAATTGTAGCTAGTATTGCTGTATTAGTGATAATGGAGAAAATGGGTATTTCCTTTGAAAATAGTAAGACGGAGACGGTCCAAAATGATAAATCAATCTATTCATTCTGTATCGCGGTAATTGGAGCAGCAATTATATCACCGATCTATGAAGAGATTTTATATCGAGGTGTTTTTTATACTTTTTTTCGTGATAGATATGGTATATGGGGCGGTATGTTTATCAGTTCCATAATATTTACCGTTGTCCATATTCCCACGTATAACACATTACCGGTGAACTTTTTGAGTGGGATAGTATTTGCTTGGTTATATGAGAAAACAAATTCTATTTTATCAGCTATGATTGTCCACGCATTATTCAACTTTCTAGCAGTACTTCTCACATTTGTGTCGAATTAAGAAGATATATAGGAGGGATACATATGGAAATAGCTGTAGAACGAGTTTTTACAAAAGAGGTTTTAGCAAGAGCAGCAAAGGCATTTCATGTAACAGTGGAAGACAAGCCGCTTGGAGATTTCGAGAATTATATTTTTAAGGCGAAGAGAAATAGTGATGAAGAGTATGTATTGCGTTTAACGCATTCTTCGCATCGATCTAAACAAGAGGTAGAGGCTGAACTAGATTTTTTACGATATGTTGCGGGAAACGGGGCAAAGGTAGCGGGACCTCTTTACTCAACGTCTCAAAATCTTGTAGAAGAAATCGGAGCAGAGGATGGAACTTTCTTTTTCGCTTCCTTATTTACATACGCGAAAGGTGAGCAAGTAAAAGGAGAAGAATCGCCTTATTGGGGCGAGCCTCTCTTTGAAGCTTGGGGGAAAACGATTGGACAACTGCATCGTCTAACAATGAACTATCCTAAAACGGATTATCGTGATACGTGGGAAGAAGATGAGAGTGGGATTGTTAATGAATTAGAAGATGATCAAGTGAAAAAGATTGCAGCGGTATTAATGGATGAGATAAAGGCCCTTCCAATTGAAAGAGAAACGTTTGGTCTTATGCATGGTGATATTCATCCAGGTAATTTTCATTATGATGGTAAAGAGCTAACAATCTTTGATTTTGATGATGCGGCTTATAATTACTTTATACATGATTTAGCGATGGTTCTCTATTACTCTGTTCTATTTACACCGTGGACAGCGGAAGAGAAGACAAATTTTGCTCGTAAACAGCTACAAGTGTTACGAAAAGGCTATGAGTATGAGCACAGACTAGCGGATAGTTGGTATGAATCGTTACCCTTGTTCTTACGTCTACGTGATGTTGGTTTATACGGTACACTTCAAAAGAAGTTTAAGGGGAAAGATATGCCAGATAACTTCCGGAAATTATCGGAAGAATTATATGAAAGAATTATAAGCAAAGAAGCAATTGTGAATATATAATACATTTTGTTCAAAACAAAGTATATAAAATAAATATATACTTTGTTTTTTTATACAAAAATATGTTTGTTTTATTAAAATAATATTGTTATAGATTCGGTATACACTTATAATTTTATATATATTCAGAATATTCTTTATAAATAAGGAGGGGGAATATTGGAAGCTATCGTAAATTGGATAAATAATATTGTTTGGAGTCCAGCACTTGTCTATTTATGTTTAGGAGTAGGGTTATATTTTTCCATTCGAACGAGGTTTTTACAAGTAAGGCATGTAGGAGAAATGGTGAAGCTGACATTTCAAGGAGAAAAATCAGAGGCTGGTGTTTCTTCATTCCAAGCGTTAGCACTTTCGTTATCAGGACGCGTTGGGACAGGGAATATAGCTGGGGTAGCAACAGCGGTTGCATTCGGTGGACCAGGAGCTGTATTTTGGATGTGGGCAGTAGCCTTTTTAGGAGCAGGATCAGCTTATGTGGAATCAACACTCGCGCAAATATATAAAACGAAACATCAAGGACAGTTTCGTGGTGGACCTGCTTATTACATTGAAAAAGGTTTAGGTGTGAAATGGTATGCATTAGTATTCGTTGCAGCGACAATTATTGCAACGGGGCTTTTATTGCCAGGTGTGCAAGCAAATAGTATTGCCGTAAGTTTAGAAACAGCTTTTGGAATTAACACTACCGTATCAGGGGCTTTATTAGTTGTTGTATTAGCTATTATCATCTTCGGTGGCGTAAAGCGAATCGTTAACGTTGCACAAGTTGTCGTACCGTTTATGGCAGTTGGTTATATTTTAGTAGCTTGCGTCATTGTTGCTATGAATATTGAAAAATTGCCAGAAGCATTTATGTTAATTATTAAAAGTGCATTTGCATTAGAAGCAGCTTTCGGTGGTATTATCGGTTTAGCAATTTCTTGGGGAGTAAAACGTGGTATTTATTCCAATGAAGCAGGGCAAGGAACTGGACCACACGCAGCAGCAGCAGCTGAAGTATCACATCCAGCTAAACAAGGTTTAGTACAAGCATTTTCCGTTTACATTGATACATTATTTGTTTGTTCAGCAACAGCATTTATGATGATTATTACAGGCATGTATAACGTATTTGATGCAAGCGGAAAAAACTTTATCGTTAATAAACTAAACGGTGCGCAGCCAGGTCCTGGATATACACAGGCAGCGGTGGAATCTGTATTCCCTGGTTTTGGAAACGGTTTCGTCGCAATCTCGCTATTATTCTTCGCATTTACAACGATAATGGCGTATTACTACATTGCAGAAACGAATATCGCGTACTTAAATCGTGATAAGGATCGTCCTTGGCTGTCCCTGATATTAAAGTTTGTATTTTTAGGAGCAGTATTCTATGGTTGTATAAAAACAGCAGCAACAGCTTGGGCTTTAGGCGATATCGGTGTAGGTATTATGGCTTGGGTTAATATTATCGCGATTTTATTATTACAAAAGCCAGCATTAGTTGCATTAAAGGATTATGAAAAACAGAAAAAAGAAGGTAAAGATCCAGTATTTGATCCGGGCCCATTAGGAATTAAAAACGCTGATTTTTGGGAGCATGAATACGGAAAAGATAAGAAGGAAGAAGTATCTTAATAGAATAGAAATGAAGGAGCAAAGGGAAATCCCTTTGCTTTTTTTATGGACGAAAATGAAGCGAGAAGTTATTTTTGGGACTATTTTTGAATATAAAAAGAATGTACATGCTTTGTTGAGGGGAAGGGGGGAGTATGTTGATAGAGTTTCGTAACGTCAATAAATATTACGGTAACTTTCAAGTTTTGAAAAATATTAATGTGCAAGTAAAAAAAGGTGAAGTGGTAGTAGTTGTTGGTCCTTCAGGATCAGGGAAAAGCACATTACTGCGGTGTATAAATCAATTGGAGACTATTACAGATGGAGAATTAATTGTACAAAATACAGAAGTGCACAATAAAAAAACAGATATGAATGAATTACGCCGAAATATTGGGATGGTTTTTCAGCATTTTTATTTATACCCGCATAAAACAGTTCTTCAAAATATTACACTAGCACCGATTAAAGTAAATAAAATTTCAAAAGAAGAAGCAGAGAAAACAGCGATGTTTTATTTAGAGAAAGTAGGAATCCCGGAGAAGGCAGGTGTATATCCACATCAATTATCAGGAGGTCAACAGCAAAGGGTAGCGATTGCTAGGGGACTTACGATGCAACCAGAAATTATGCTATTTGATGAGCCTACGTCTGCTCTTGATCCAGAGATGATTGGAGAAGTGCTTGATGTTATGAAAACGTTAGCTAAAGAAGGGATGACGATGGTTGTCGTCACACATGAGATGGGATTTGCGCGAGAAGTAGCAGATCGGATTTTATTTATGGATGAGGGCCAAATTATTGAGGATACAACACCAACATCATTTTTTGCAAACCCAGAACAAGAAAGAGCTCGTTTATTTTTAAGCCGAGTGTTAAATCATTAGAGGAGGAATTTCATGCTTAAAATGAAAAAGTTATTTACCTTAATCGTGTTCTCTTGTTTATTCGTACTTGTCGTTGCTGGGTGCGGAAGTAAAAAAGATGAGGCGAAAGAAACGAATACGAAGCAAGGCGGTGCCGTTGAGCAAATTAAGAAGCGAGGGAAACTAGTAGTTGGGGTGAAGAATGATACGAACTTATTTGGATTGAAAAACCCTTCAACAGGGCAGGTAGAAGGATTTGATGTTGATGTTGCAAAGGTGCTTGCGAAAAAAATTCTCGGAGATGAAAAGAAACTAGAATTAAAAGAAGTAACGTCTAAAACGCGTATTCCACTACTGAAAAACGGTGACATTGATGCAATTATCGCAACAATGACAATTACGGAAGAACGTAAAAAAGAGGTAGATTTTTCAGATGTATATTTTAAAGCAGGGCAATCGTTACTCGTGAAAAAAGGGAGCGATATTAAAAGTATTGATGATGTGAAAAAGGGCGTAAAAGTGTTAGCAGTAAAAGGTTCAACATCTACAAATAACATTCGTCAAAAGTCACCGGAAGCGACTGTATTAGAATTTGAAAATTACAGTGAGGCATTTACGGCGTTAAAAGCAGGAAAAGGTGATGTGTTAACGACAGATAATGCAATTCTTTACGGCATGGCAAAACAAGATTCAAATTATGAAGTTGTAGGGAAAATTTTTACGGATGAACCGTACGGAATCGCAGTGCAAAAAGGTGCAGATGATTTAACGAAAGAGATTAATAGCTTGCTAAAAGATATGAAAGCGAGCGGAGAGTACGACAAACTGTATGAGAAATGGATTGGGCAAAAGCAAGAGTAGTGAAGTGAAACTTTAATTAGTGGGGCTTTATTCCCAGTGAATAGTAAGAGTGAGGGGATGAGGGATGCTCATCCTCTTCTT
This genomic interval carries:
- a CDS encoding CPBP family intramembrane glutamic endopeptidase translates to MILKSMWGWKEVLYLFLFVFIIVPVTVESLFYDYALKIIGNSLYAGVLMGFIMAVIFTTVVYLFCIKRYNLSWKDIGIRKLSWKDLLWTVGAVIFLIVASIAVLVIMEKMGISFENSKTETVQNDKSIYSFCIAVIGAAIISPIYEEILYRGVFYTFFRDRYGIWGGMFISSIIFTVVHIPTYNTLPVNFLSGIVFAWLYEKTNSILSAMIVHALFNFLAVLLTFVSN
- a CDS encoding phosphotransferase enzyme family protein, with protein sequence MEIAVERVFTKEVLARAAKAFHVTVEDKPLGDFENYIFKAKRNSDEEYVLRLTHSSHRSKQEVEAELDFLRYVAGNGAKVAGPLYSTSQNLVEEIGAEDGTFFFASLFTYAKGEQVKGEESPYWGEPLFEAWGKTIGQLHRLTMNYPKTDYRDTWEEDESGIVNELEDDQVKKIAAVLMDEIKALPIERETFGLMHGDIHPGNFHYDGKELTIFDFDDAAYNYFIHDLAMVLYYSVLFTPWTAEEKTNFARKQLQVLRKGYEYEHRLADSWYESLPLFLRLRDVGLYGTLQKKFKGKDMPDNFRKLSEELYERIISKEAIVNI
- a CDS encoding alanine/glycine:cation symporter family protein; this encodes MEAIVNWINNIVWSPALVYLCLGVGLYFSIRTRFLQVRHVGEMVKLTFQGEKSEAGVSSFQALALSLSGRVGTGNIAGVATAVAFGGPGAVFWMWAVAFLGAGSAYVESTLAQIYKTKHQGQFRGGPAYYIEKGLGVKWYALVFVAATIIATGLLLPGVQANSIAVSLETAFGINTTVSGALLVVVLAIIIFGGVKRIVNVAQVVVPFMAVGYILVACVIVAMNIEKLPEAFMLIIKSAFALEAAFGGIIGLAISWGVKRGIYSNEAGQGTGPHAAAAAEVSHPAKQGLVQAFSVYIDTLFVCSATAFMMIITGMYNVFDASGKNFIVNKLNGAQPGPGYTQAAVESVFPGFGNGFVAISLLFFAFTTIMAYYYIAETNIAYLNRDKDRPWLSLILKFVFLGAVFYGCIKTAATAWALGDIGVGIMAWVNIIAILLLQKPALVALKDYEKQKKEGKDPVFDPGPLGIKNADFWEHEYGKDKKEEVS
- the glnH gene encoding glutamine ABC transporter substrate-binding protein GlnH; translation: MLKMKKLFTLIVFSCLFVLVVAGCGSKKDEAKETNTKQGGAVEQIKKRGKLVVGVKNDTNLFGLKNPSTGQVEGFDVDVAKVLAKKILGDEKKLELKEVTSKTRIPLLKNGDIDAIIATMTITEERKKEVDFSDVYFKAGQSLLVKKGSDIKSIDDVKKGVKVLAVKGSTSTNNIRQKSPEATVLEFENYSEAFTALKAGKGDVLTTDNAILYGMAKQDSNYEVVGKIFTDEPYGIAVQKGADDLTKEINSLLKDMKASGEYDKLYEKWIGQKQE